One genomic region from Solwaraspora sp. WMMD792 encodes:
- a CDS encoding M12 family metallo-peptidase, which produces MRKPSTRRHSSPNGRSQPPPGTGRSGNRRLIALLVAVVAAALLPAVGPTTAASAAPQEGTPIAGTPWAVLDDVPTASRSGRAPDIQAHRFAAYTLDREAIAVQLDRAPDESDRAARTAPLVLAVPDPDGVVQRFAVVDSPVMQDGLAARHPDIRTYAGTGVDDPTATIRADLTPLGFHASVRSSTGSWYVDPYHRDQSVYASYHAGDLVNRHGPLTERGDVDAAAEQIGAEIDQTQADDPAGALVKLRTYRLAFLTDPSYADYFGAANVTAAKVTLVNRVTQIYEDETAIRLVLISDTDKTNLNTVAAATGPDGPCGSAPCFSEAQLTGCSGATLNRNRIVLGQLVGASSYDVGHIGFGLPGGGVAGLGVAGGDGKARGCTGLPNPIGDFYAVDYVAHEIGHQFAGNHTFNGTQWNCSGGNRSATNSYEPGSGSSIMAYAGICQQDNLQPHTDPYWSQRSYHEITTFVNSSRPAINEVQTVSLRGFDTDGDAFTIVYNGQSSAPIVRGVNYTTAGIKAAIEAITGWPAGATVSVAAFGGVGALTDAGFQVTFDGGAVARTNVLPLGLADLDGAAGFVGETAKGGPVDNGGWRVAETTNHAPVVTVPDSFTVPVRTPFALTGSATDADGDALTYMWEQNDRGGIAGVSTAGTALTDNVKTNGPLFRVFGTAALVGPDDTEQYYSPGLNVVDDDPTRVFPDMAQILAGNTNAVTGACPAAPAPPASGSASNLPQALVDCYSEFLPTADWVGYDNDRTMHFKLSARDGRIGGGGVGSAETMLVLAPQAGPFLVSSQSEPSFYLGDSRQEITWDVAGTDAAPVNAAQVRISLSTDGAKTFPYVLAEAVPNDGRAVVRMPNIDTTTGRIRIEAVGNVFFDVNDADIRIDRVQPARYFHYDGDTLVHPAPGADEAAVLLRTIVAVDEGDVRGTRASFTSGDTALCDAEVRLAVHDSDSDTIIGSASCEAMLPVGEHVVTITLSGRYTGSGSSTMTVAPTTDWSVDGVGYLRSQQTDGVYPLDPDHRLEFDFDGRFGNGGNLAGKVLVGYRSGDKRYKFQGSTLEALGFWSRAGIPQAYLRYQVTLYDLSTPQQPVPVATDLTLQMEVSDAGHGRQDSIAITIWDGDLLMFSSRWTGHGSNRVNPTGAPGNIVIG; this is translated from the coding sequence TTGAGGAAGCCCTCGACGAGGCGCCACTCGTCGCCGAACGGCCGTTCGCAGCCACCGCCCGGGACCGGCCGGTCCGGCAACCGCCGCCTGATCGCCCTGCTCGTCGCCGTCGTCGCGGCGGCGCTGCTGCCGGCCGTCGGCCCGACCACGGCCGCCAGTGCCGCGCCGCAGGAAGGTACGCCGATCGCCGGCACCCCGTGGGCCGTGCTCGACGACGTACCGACGGCCAGCCGGTCCGGTCGCGCGCCGGACATCCAGGCGCACCGGTTCGCGGCGTACACCCTGGACCGGGAAGCGATCGCCGTACAGCTGGACCGGGCGCCGGACGAGTCGGACCGGGCCGCGCGGACCGCGCCGCTGGTGCTGGCCGTGCCGGATCCGGACGGCGTGGTGCAACGGTTCGCGGTGGTCGACTCTCCGGTGATGCAGGACGGGCTCGCCGCCCGGCACCCGGACATCCGGACGTACGCCGGGACCGGCGTCGATGACCCGACGGCGACCATCCGGGCCGACCTGACGCCGCTGGGCTTCCACGCCTCGGTCCGCTCGTCGACCGGGTCCTGGTACGTCGACCCGTACCACCGCGACCAGAGCGTCTACGCCAGCTACCACGCCGGTGACCTGGTGAACCGGCACGGCCCGCTGACCGAGCGGGGCGACGTCGACGCGGCCGCCGAGCAGATCGGCGCGGAGATCGACCAGACGCAGGCCGACGACCCGGCCGGGGCGCTGGTCAAGCTGCGCACCTACCGGCTGGCGTTCCTCACCGACCCGTCGTACGCCGACTATTTCGGCGCGGCGAACGTGACCGCCGCCAAGGTGACGCTGGTCAACCGGGTCACCCAGATCTACGAGGACGAGACCGCGATCCGGCTCGTGCTGATCAGCGACACCGACAAGACCAACCTGAACACCGTGGCGGCGGCCACCGGCCCGGACGGGCCGTGCGGTTCCGCGCCGTGCTTCTCCGAGGCTCAGCTGACCGGCTGTTCCGGTGCGACGCTCAACCGTAACCGGATCGTGCTGGGCCAACTGGTCGGGGCGAGCAGCTACGACGTCGGGCACATCGGCTTCGGTCTGCCCGGTGGCGGGGTCGCCGGGCTGGGGGTGGCCGGCGGCGACGGCAAGGCGCGCGGCTGCACCGGTCTGCCGAACCCGATCGGCGACTTCTACGCCGTCGACTACGTGGCCCACGAGATCGGCCACCAGTTCGCCGGTAACCACACCTTCAACGGCACCCAGTGGAACTGCTCCGGCGGTAACCGCAGCGCCACCAACTCGTACGAGCCGGGCAGTGGTTCGTCGATCATGGCGTACGCGGGCATCTGCCAGCAGGACAACCTGCAGCCGCACACCGACCCGTACTGGTCGCAGCGCAGCTACCACGAGATCACCACGTTCGTGAACTCGTCCCGGCCGGCGATCAACGAGGTGCAGACGGTGTCGCTGCGCGGTTTCGACACCGACGGCGACGCGTTCACGATCGTCTACAACGGGCAGTCGTCGGCGCCGATCGTCCGGGGGGTCAACTACACCACCGCCGGCATCAAGGCGGCGATCGAGGCGATCACCGGGTGGCCGGCCGGCGCGACGGTCAGCGTCGCGGCGTTCGGCGGCGTCGGTGCGCTCACCGACGCCGGTTTCCAGGTGACGTTCGACGGCGGCGCGGTGGCCCGGACCAACGTACTGCCGCTCGGGTTGGCCGACCTCGACGGTGCCGCCGGTTTCGTCGGCGAGACCGCCAAGGGCGGTCCGGTCGACAACGGCGGCTGGCGGGTCGCCGAGACCACCAACCACGCGCCGGTGGTGACCGTGCCGGACTCGTTCACCGTTCCGGTGCGGACCCCGTTCGCGTTGACCGGCAGCGCCACCGACGCCGACGGTGACGCCCTGACGTACATGTGGGAGCAGAACGACCGCGGTGGCATCGCCGGGGTCAGCACCGCCGGCACCGCGTTGACTGACAACGTCAAGACCAACGGCCCGCTGTTCCGGGTGTTCGGCACGGCGGCGCTGGTCGGCCCGGACGACACCGAGCAGTACTACTCCCCCGGGTTGAACGTGGTCGACGACGACCCGACCCGGGTCTTCCCGGACATGGCGCAGATTCTGGCCGGCAACACCAACGCGGTGACCGGGGCCTGCCCGGCCGCGCCGGCACCGCCGGCCAGCGGCAGCGCGTCGAACCTGCCGCAGGCGCTGGTCGACTGCTACTCGGAGTTCCTGCCGACCGCCGACTGGGTGGGCTACGACAACGACCGGACCATGCATTTCAAGCTGTCCGCCCGCGATGGTCGGATCGGCGGCGGCGGGGTCGGCAGCGCCGAGACGATGCTGGTGCTCGCCCCGCAGGCAGGCCCGTTCCTGGTCAGCTCGCAGTCGGAGCCGTCGTTTTACCTGGGCGACTCCCGGCAGGAGATCACCTGGGACGTGGCCGGCACCGACGCGGCGCCGGTGAACGCGGCGCAGGTGCGGATCTCGCTGTCGACCGACGGGGCGAAGACGTTCCCGTACGTGCTGGCCGAGGCGGTGCCGAACGACGGTCGCGCCGTAGTGCGGATGCCAAACATCGACACCACCACCGGTCGGATCAGGATCGAGGCGGTCGGCAACGTCTTCTTTGACGTCAACGACGCAGACATCCGCATCGACCGGGTGCAGCCGGCGCGGTACTTCCACTACGACGGGGACACCCTGGTGCACCCGGCCCCCGGTGCCGACGAGGCAGCGGTCCTGCTGCGGACCATCGTGGCCGTGGACGAGGGCGACGTACGCGGCACCCGAGCCTCCTTCACCTCCGGTGACACCGCACTGTGCGACGCCGAGGTACGGCTGGCGGTGCACGACAGCGACAGCGACACCATCATCGGGTCGGCCAGCTGCGAGGCCATGCTGCCGGTCGGCGAACATGTGGTGACCATTACCCTGAGCGGGCGGTACACCGGGTCCGGCAGCTCGACGATGACCGTCGCCCCGACCACCGATTGGAGCGTCGACGGGGTCGGCTACCTGCGTAGCCAGCAGACCGACGGTGTCTACCCGCTCGACCCGGACCACCGGCTCGAGTTCGACTTCGACGGGCGGTTCGGCAACGGTGGAAACCTGGCCGGCAAGGTGCTGGTGGGCTACCGCAGCGGGGACAAGCGGTACAAGTTCCAGGGCTCGACGCTGGAGGCGTTGGGCTTCTGGTCGAGGGCCGGGATACCGCAAGCGTATCTGCGCTACCAGGTCACCCTGTACGACCTGTCCACCCCGCAGCAACCGGTACCGGTCGCGACCGACCTCACTCTGCAGATGGAGGTGTCCGATGCGGGGCACGGTCGCCAGGACTCCATCGCGATCACCATCTGGGACGGTGACCTGCTGATGTTCTCGTCGCGGTGGACCGGCCACGGCTCCAACCGGGTCAATCCGACCGGGGCCCCCGGCAACATCGTCATCGGCTGA
- a CDS encoding bifunctional NAD(P)/FAD-dependent oxidoreductase/class I SAM-dependent methyltransferase, whose product MADNMVGGPTYRVAVAVIGGGAAGLSAALTLARARRAVIVIDAGEPRNAPSAGVHGFLSRDGISPAGLVAAGRQEVERYGGVVLPGRAEAVERVDGEFEIRLADGRTVAARRLLLATGVVDELPDIPGLRDRWGRDVLHCPYCHGWEIRDQPVGVLATGEMALHQVQLFRQWTSDLVLFTHTGVDLTDEQAEQLAARGVRVVPGEVVGLEVTDDRLTGVRLADGSVVPRAAVTVASRLRVDDRLLTKLGVPVTRHPSGMAEQVEADPTGRTPIPGVWAAGNLTNPFAQVMAAASAGTMAAAAVNGELAEEDTADAVRRHRAAVAGEDDSGLPVHHGPADVAAMISQDFWDERYGSVDRVWSGNPNPQLVTVVDKLPAGTACDVGAGEGADAIWLAGRGWEVTAVDVSAVALRRGAEQAATAGDDIAGRLTWQPADLRTWDPGTDRFDLVTAQFMHLPDPDRAMLHRRLAAAVRPGGTLLIVGHHPSDLDVPGVRRPRMRDLLFTAEQVAAALDPRQWASIRAETVPRSATDPDGNPITIHDAVLHAVRQR is encoded by the coding sequence ATGGCTGACAACATGGTGGGGGGACCCACGTACCGGGTCGCCGTGGCGGTGATCGGCGGCGGTGCCGCCGGGTTGAGCGCGGCGCTGACCCTGGCCCGGGCCCGGCGGGCCGTGATCGTGATCGACGCGGGTGAACCCCGCAACGCCCCCTCGGCCGGCGTGCACGGCTTCCTCAGCCGTGACGGCATCAGCCCGGCCGGGCTGGTCGCCGCCGGCCGGCAGGAGGTCGAACGGTACGGCGGCGTGGTGCTGCCCGGCCGGGCGGAGGCGGTCGAGCGGGTCGACGGAGAATTTGAGATCCGCCTGGCCGACGGCCGTACGGTGGCCGCCCGGCGGCTGCTGCTCGCCACCGGCGTGGTCGACGAACTGCCCGACATCCCCGGACTGCGGGACCGCTGGGGCCGCGACGTGCTGCACTGCCCGTACTGCCACGGATGGGAGATCCGGGACCAGCCGGTCGGGGTGCTCGCCACCGGCGAGATGGCGCTGCACCAGGTGCAGCTGTTCCGGCAGTGGACCTCGGACCTGGTGCTGTTCACCCACACCGGTGTCGACCTCACCGACGAGCAGGCCGAACAGTTGGCGGCCCGCGGTGTCCGGGTGGTGCCGGGCGAAGTCGTCGGGTTGGAGGTGACCGACGACCGGCTCACCGGGGTACGGCTCGCCGACGGGTCCGTGGTGCCCCGGGCGGCGGTGACCGTCGCCTCCCGGCTGCGGGTCGACGACCGGCTGCTGACCAAGCTGGGGGTGCCGGTGACCAGGCATCCGAGCGGGATGGCCGAACAGGTCGAGGCGGACCCGACCGGGCGTACCCCGATCCCGGGAGTCTGGGCCGCCGGCAACCTGACCAACCCGTTCGCCCAGGTGATGGCGGCGGCGTCGGCCGGCACGATGGCGGCGGCGGCGGTCAACGGCGAGCTGGCCGAGGAGGACACCGCCGACGCGGTACGCCGGCACCGGGCCGCCGTCGCCGGCGAGGACGACTCCGGATTGCCGGTGCACCACGGCCCGGCGGACGTCGCCGCCATGATCAGCCAGGATTTCTGGGACGAACGGTACGGCTCCGTCGACCGGGTGTGGAGCGGCAACCCCAATCCACAACTGGTCACCGTCGTCGACAAGCTGCCGGCGGGCACCGCCTGCGACGTCGGCGCCGGGGAGGGTGCCGACGCGATCTGGCTGGCCGGCCGAGGCTGGGAGGTGACCGCCGTCGACGTGTCGGCGGTGGCGCTGCGGCGCGGCGCCGAGCAGGCGGCGACGGCCGGCGACGACATCGCCGGACGGCTCACCTGGCAGCCGGCCGACCTCCGTACCTGGGATCCGGGTACGGACCGGTTCGACCTGGTCACCGCCCAGTTCATGCACCTGCCGGACCCGGACCGGGCGATGCTGCACCGCCGGCTCGCAGCGGCGGTACGCCCCGGCGGCACCCTGCTGATCGTCGGCCACCACCCGTCCGACCTGGACGTGCCGGGGGTGCGCCGGCCCCGGATGCGGGACCTGCTGTTCACCGCCGAGCAGGTGGCGGCGGCGCTGGACCCGCGGCAGTGGGCCAGCATCCGGGCCGAGACGGTACCCCGGTCGGCCACCGACCCGGACGGCAACCCGATCACGATCCACGACGCGGTGCTGCACGCCGTCCGCCAGCGCTGA
- the bluB gene encoding 5,6-dimethylbenzimidazole synthase has translation MDLYDVIHRRRDVRAEFTGAPVPDEVLHRVLTAAHAAPSVGLTQPWDFVLVRDPAVRDAFHAHVQQERQTFAQTLDPVAAARFAHIKIDGVREATLSIVVTYDPQRGSPAVLGRHAIADAGLYSVCLAIQNLWLAATAEGLGVGWVSFYREPFLRDLLAIPAGIRPVAWLCVGPVSRLADEPDLERHGWRRRRPVTDALHHDRW, from the coding sequence ATCGACCTGTACGACGTCATCCATCGGCGCCGCGACGTGCGGGCCGAGTTCACCGGCGCGCCGGTGCCGGACGAGGTGCTGCACCGGGTGCTGACCGCCGCGCACGCCGCGCCGAGTGTCGGGCTCACCCAGCCGTGGGACTTCGTGCTGGTGCGCGATCCGGCAGTGCGCGACGCCTTCCACGCCCATGTGCAGCAGGAACGGCAGACGTTCGCGCAGACCCTCGACCCGGTCGCGGCGGCCCGGTTCGCGCACATCAAGATCGACGGGGTACGGGAGGCCACCCTGTCGATCGTGGTGACCTACGACCCGCAGCGGGGCAGTCCGGCGGTGCTCGGCCGGCACGCCATCGCCGACGCCGGCCTCTACTCGGTCTGCCTGGCCATTCAGAATCTCTGGCTGGCGGCCACCGCGGAAGGTCTCGGGGTCGGCTGGGTCTCCTTCTACCGGGAGCCGTTCCTGCGGGACCTGCTCGCCATCCCGGCCGGCATCCGACCGGTGGCCTGGCTCTGCGTCGGGCCGGTCAGCCGGCTGGCCGACGAACCCGACCTGGAGCGGCACGGCTGGCGGCGGCGCCGACCGGTGACCGACGCCCTGCACCACGACCGGTGGTGA